One Paraburkholderia aromaticivorans DNA segment encodes these proteins:
- a CDS encoding cytochrome c oxidase subunit 3 has product MSDRLHSDLILPVGSAGKLSSGWWGMMATVATEASLFGYLIFSYLYLGSQTELHWPPEGLPKIGIGALNTCVLLSSSVFVWLCERLVRRRRIRWAVASMAFAIALGIVFVGIQMKEWHDHPYDIATHQYGSLYFTITGFHVVHVLVGLVVLSALLTWTALGYFDEKRCAALRIGGLYWHFVDVVWLFIFMTLYVTPLLF; this is encoded by the coding sequence ATGAGTGATCGGCTCCATAGCGATCTGATCCTGCCGGTCGGTAGCGCGGGCAAGTTGTCAAGCGGCTGGTGGGGCATGATGGCCACGGTCGCGACGGAGGCGTCGCTATTCGGCTATCTGATTTTCTCGTATCTGTACCTTGGCTCGCAGACCGAGCTGCACTGGCCACCCGAAGGACTTCCGAAGATCGGTATTGGCGCACTCAATACTTGTGTTCTGCTCTCGAGCAGCGTGTTCGTGTGGCTATGCGAGCGCCTGGTGCGCCGGCGCAGGATCCGCTGGGCGGTTGCGTCGATGGCGTTTGCGATCGCGCTGGGGATCGTGTTCGTCGGCATCCAGATGAAAGAGTGGCACGACCATCCCTACGACATCGCGACGCATCAGTACGGGTCGCTCTACTTCACGATCACCGGTTTTCACGTGGTTCACGTGCTTGTCGGACTCGTCGTGTTATCGGCTTTGCTGACCTGGACGGCCTTGGGCTACTTCGACGAAAAGCGCTGCGCCGCGCTGAGGATCGGCGGCCTGTACTGGCATTTTGTCGATGTCGTCTGGCTCTTTATCTTCATGACCCTATACGTCACGCCGTTACTTTTCTAG
- the ctaD gene encoding cytochrome c oxidase subunit I encodes MADLAPNQPDLRLARRPEIGRLPQGSAREQRLRELWESEPGWRGWLSTVDHKRIGIRYIVTAFIFLIAGGIEALVMRVQLARPNSHLLSPEQYNQLFTMHGITMIFLYALPVLSGFSNYLWPLVLGARDMAFPRLNALSFWVFLFAGLFLYASFPLGQAPDAGWFNYVPLSSLEYNTGPNVDVYALGMVLLGVSTTVGSVNFVVTLLRMRAPGMSIDRLPILVWGTLTASAANLVAIPSVSLAFLMLWLDRQVGTHFFDVANGGRPMLWQHMFWIFAHPWVYVVVLPAMGIVSDALPTFCRRPLVGYTPVAISTVATMMIGFVVWIHHMFATGIAPLALAFFGAASTLISIPSAVATFAWIATIWLGRPVYRVPFLFFAGFVLMFVIGGVSGVMTAAVPFDWQLTDTYFVVAHLHYVLLGINVFPVLGGIYYWFPKFTGRMTSERLGKLSFWVTLIGFNVGFFPMHISGLLGMPRRIYTYPADMGWDTTNMITTIGSFVFAVGILIFLIDVAVSLRRGKPAGDNPWDGASLEWSVPSPPPPYNFAVVPVVASRNPLWEDRIGEGARSQLEEGFVLDHGREALGTTSLDARPDIILKIPSDSYAPFLLGLFSALLFVAMLLHAWIFAGFTAAACGAAILLWLWPERLLIQREPQRVQDVGTGHE; translated from the coding sequence ATGGCCGACCTCGCACCCAATCAACCCGACCTTCGGCTCGCCCGCCGGCCGGAAATCGGCCGTCTTCCGCAAGGGTCGGCGCGCGAGCAGCGTCTGCGTGAACTATGGGAAAGTGAACCCGGGTGGCGCGGGTGGCTCTCGACCGTGGACCATAAGCGGATTGGCATTCGCTACATCGTGACCGCGTTCATCTTTCTGATCGCTGGAGGCATCGAGGCGCTGGTGATGCGCGTCCAGCTTGCGCGGCCGAACTCACATCTGTTGTCGCCAGAGCAGTACAACCAGCTCTTCACGATGCATGGCATAACGATGATTTTCCTGTACGCGTTGCCGGTCCTGTCGGGATTCTCGAACTATCTGTGGCCCCTCGTGCTTGGTGCGCGCGACATGGCATTTCCACGACTTAACGCGCTTTCTTTCTGGGTTTTTCTTTTTGCTGGCCTCTTTCTCTACGCGAGTTTTCCACTCGGTCAGGCACCTGATGCCGGCTGGTTCAACTATGTGCCGCTTTCGAGTCTCGAATACAACACCGGGCCGAACGTTGACGTGTACGCGCTCGGCATGGTGCTGCTCGGTGTCTCGACGACAGTTGGGTCCGTCAATTTTGTCGTCACGCTGTTGCGCATGCGCGCGCCAGGCATGTCGATCGACCGGTTGCCGATTCTGGTGTGGGGTACGCTGACTGCGTCTGCCGCCAATCTGGTGGCAATTCCATCGGTCAGTCTTGCGTTCCTGATGTTGTGGCTCGACCGGCAGGTCGGCACGCACTTCTTCGATGTCGCCAATGGCGGCCGCCCGATGTTGTGGCAGCACATGTTCTGGATTTTCGCTCATCCCTGGGTTTATGTCGTCGTGCTGCCGGCCATGGGCATCGTGTCCGATGCGCTGCCAACCTTCTGCCGCCGGCCGCTCGTGGGCTATACACCCGTCGCGATCTCCACTGTCGCAACGATGATGATCGGCTTCGTGGTCTGGATTCATCACATGTTCGCGACAGGGATTGCGCCGCTTGCGCTGGCGTTCTTTGGCGCTGCCAGTACGCTCATCTCGATCCCGAGCGCGGTGGCCACCTTCGCGTGGATTGCAACCATCTGGCTCGGCCGCCCGGTCTACCGCGTGCCGTTCCTGTTTTTTGCGGGCTTTGTGCTGATGTTCGTGATTGGCGGCGTTTCGGGTGTCATGACGGCTGCCGTGCCGTTCGACTGGCAACTCACGGACACCTATTTCGTGGTTGCGCACCTGCACTACGTGCTGCTCGGCATCAACGTATTTCCCGTGCTGGGCGGCATCTACTACTGGTTTCCCAAGTTCACCGGCCGGATGACCAGTGAGAGGCTGGGCAAGCTCTCGTTCTGGGTCACTTTGATCGGCTTTAACGTGGGCTTTTTCCCGATGCACATTTCGGGTCTGCTGGGCATGCCGCGCCGGATTTATACGTACCCGGCCGACATGGGATGGGACACGACCAACATGATCACGACGATCGGCTCGTTCGTGTTTGCCGTCGGCATTCTGATCTTCCTGATCGATGTGGCAGTGAGCCTGCGGCGCGGCAAACCAGCGGGCGACAATCCATGGGATGGCGCATCGCTCGAATGGTCGGTGCCTTCGCCGCCGCCGCCCTACAATTTCGCCGTCGTGCCGGTGGTGGCGAGCCGTAATCCGTTGTGGGAAGACCGGATCGGGGAGGGCGCTCGCTCACAGCTCGAGGAAGGGTTCGTGCTTGACCATGGACGTGAGGCGCTAGGCACGACTTCGCTCGATGCGAGACCCGACATCATTCTCAAGATACCGTCAGACTCCTATGCCCCGTTCCTGCTCGGTTTGTTCAGTGCGCTGCTGTTCGTCGCGATGTTGCTGCATGCGTGGATATTCGCGGGATTCACGGCGGCGGCATGCGGTGCGGCGATCCTGCTCTGGCTATGGCCCGAACGCCTGCTGATTCAACGGGAACCGCAGCGTGTGCAGGACGTGGGAACTGGCCATGAGTGA
- the coxB gene encoding cytochrome c oxidase subunit II yields the protein MHLGWGLTAMCVAVVVIIAVLLAGALLRRRPAAAPRALGKEEGGLGWIYVGVGVSTLALLASLFYTLVTLQAVAQPSAPAGMTITVTAYDWWWKIDYGDAADPSHRFVTANEIHIPVGVPVKIGLRSADVIHAFWVPRLAGKTQAIPGQINTQWIQADAPGVYRGQCTQFCGAQHAHMAFDVVAQPQADFDAWRDAQVRQAKAPVDGQLRTGQKIFMDRCAGCHAIRGSDAAGVQAPDLTHVGSRKQLAAGTLPNTPEHLLDWVQHAQQIKPDSLMPSIALSAQDATALSAYLATLR from the coding sequence ATGCATCTAGGCTGGGGTCTTACCGCGATGTGCGTCGCGGTTGTCGTCATCATTGCGGTCCTGCTGGCGGGCGCGCTGTTGCGCCGGCGTCCCGCCGCCGCACCGCGTGCATTGGGCAAGGAGGAGGGCGGATTGGGATGGATCTATGTTGGCGTCGGCGTATCGACGTTGGCATTGCTCGCTTCGCTCTTCTACACGCTCGTCACCCTGCAGGCCGTTGCGCAGCCTTCGGCGCCCGCGGGCATGACTATCACAGTCACCGCGTACGACTGGTGGTGGAAGATCGATTACGGCGACGCTGCCGACCCGTCACATCGTTTCGTAACAGCCAACGAGATTCACATCCCGGTGGGTGTGCCGGTCAAGATCGGACTCAGGAGCGCAGACGTGATTCACGCGTTCTGGGTGCCGCGCCTAGCCGGTAAGACCCAGGCGATCCCCGGCCAGATCAACACGCAATGGATTCAGGCGGACGCGCCGGGCGTCTACCGTGGTCAGTGCACTCAGTTTTGCGGTGCACAGCATGCGCACATGGCGTTTGACGTCGTTGCGCAGCCGCAGGCGGATTTCGATGCCTGGCGCGACGCGCAGGTCCGTCAGGCAAAGGCCCCAGTCGACGGCCAACTGCGAACCGGCCAGAAGATCTTCATGGATCGCTGTGCCGGCTGCCATGCGATACGAGGCAGCGACGCTGCCGGCGTGCAGGCGCCTGATCTCACGCATGTTGGCTCACGCAAGCAGCTTGCGGCGGGCACGTTGCCGAATACGCCTGAACATCTGCTCGACTGGGTCCAGCACGCACAGCAGATCAAACCGGATTCACTGATGCCCAGCATTGCACTGAGCGCGCAGGATGCCACTGCGCTGTCGGCCTATCTCGCAACGCTCCGCTAG